Sequence from the Fusobacterium periodonticum 1_1_41FAA genome:
TTATAGGCTCTTTAGAAACTAAAGGAGCTACTGCTTCAAAAACATTAATAGCTAATGGTTTTAGTTTCAAAAATTCTATAGTTATGGCTACTGCTAAAAAAGATAATTGTTCTGTTGCAGTTATACATACTGGAGATAATTTAGACTTTTCTACTCTAGATGCAACTAGTGGAAATGTCCAAAATGGTATTTGCAAAGTTGATTTCTTTATACTCTTAAGGAATTAAAATTTTTAAATAGTTCCTATTATAGTTAGTTCTATAGACTGGTTTCCTGCAGCATATAATCTAACTTGTTTAGTTGCTACTATTTTAGAATAATAATCACGAACTACCTGTCTCATAAGATGTTCAGCATTTTGTCCTTCAGTGATATATCCAGTTAGAAATATACTAAATATATTTTTAAAGTCACTCTCAATTTTTACAGTTCTAACTCCTGCTATATTAGGGGTACAGTTTATGGTTTCTATACAAATATTACCTATTGTAAATATTTTATTATTTTTAACTTTAATGAAATTTTCCAACAAGAATGGAAAATTTAATCAAATTCGATAATTTCAATTCTCATAATCAAGGTTGGTTCCAAATAGCCAGTAGGCTAATTGTTTATGGATCTTTTGAATACACATATGGAATTAATTCATTACAAAATTTTACATTGTCCTTACCAATCCCAAATTGGCAGAATGCTAATGTTATAACTTCATCATTGGATACAACAACAAATAATATATTGAGTTCTATGCAAGCAAGATTAACATCAGCAACAACTTTAACTGTAAAAGCATCAAACTCTTTTGGTGGGAAAGGTTTGGTTTCTTATCTGATAATTGCTAGAGTTTAAGCATAAACATACTCTGCTAGAAATATCCCAGTTATTCCTGTTATATCGCCATATAGCCAAAAACCTGTTTCTTCTATTGAAAGAATAGCTGTTCTGGCGTTAGTTCCATGTACAAGCATAGCTCTACTTATATTTTTTGGAAGTTGAGTTGAAATGTGCATATTATCACTTCTTACAGTTACATAAACGATTTTTTTATCTTTGATTTTTGATGTATTTAAAATATTACTTGTATTAAAACCTAATCTAAAAGAAGTTACAGATGCTATATCTCCATTTGGTTTTGTGTTTAGATTTTCCAATAAGAATGGAAAATTTAATCAAAGTAGAAGTAATTCAAATGACAAATGTATTAGATTACATAGCTGGGCTAAATATTACAGAATGGTATGCTCCTTTGCCGAGTCACATTGATGTAAATAAAGTTATATCTGTAACAAATGTAAATCAGGGGAATTGGGGAGAATACTGTAACTTAGATATTAAAGCGAAAACACTAAGAATTGGAGCTTTTGGAAATGGAAAAACATATCCTCTTAACCAGTTACAAGTGATTGTAGCTTATTTAGCTTAATATTCTATAATTAAAGTATTATAGCCATGAAGATGAATATCTTCTGCGACTCCTCTAGTTCCAAAAATTCCAAATGTATTACTTATTTTTTTAAAGAAAAATACAGCATCAGACCTAACTGCATTATCATGACCAATAATAAGTTCTTGATTTATTGCTAATTTTTTTAATAAAACACCAGGAATAGTACAAGTCGTATTTCCTACAATTGTTAGAGAAAAAATATTATCAAAGTTTATATTTGCACCAATGTTAGTAGTATAAAATTGGACTTCATGTGAAATTCCTTGCCATAGTATTTTCCAATTTCTGTTTAAATTTTCCAATAAGAATGGAAAATCTAAATAGATATGAATTTATTAATAAAACAAAAGGAACTAGATATACAGATTTACAGTTTGAAAAAATAGGTAACATTGGACATGTATTTCTAGATATACCTTCTGGAGTATCAAAAACTCTAACAGAAGGATCTTTACTATTCACTTTTCCTAAAGAATTTAAACCTAAAAGTTTTAATTTGAAGGCATTAGTATCTTATCCTAATGGTCAAACAGCAAGAACTAGATACGATGAAAATAGTAGAAATTTGTATATTTTATCCCCAATACAAGTAGTTGAAAGTATGTACTTAGATACTTTCTATATATTAGATTAATTTAAAGATTAATAAATCTCTTTGTCTACAAATATAATCGCAGTTACTTCTTGTTATAAGAACTATATCACTTGTTGTTAAATATACGATTGTAGATAATGTTACATTAGTTTCTCTTCTACTATTAACAATTGGTATATTAAAATCGTGTCTGGTAAGTAATTCAGAATTTTTTAATATTTTAACAGTTTCAGATGTGTCAACAGTATTTGTGACTCTTTGTGTTGCTGAAATTAAATATAAGCCATTTTCAGTCACAGAAAATTTTTGATTTAAAACATCATTAGCATTACTTTTAAAAATTAATGAAATATTACCACTAAGTTTATTATTGTCTGTTGAAAAATTTCCATATTTTGTGAATAAATTTTCCAGACTATTAATTTTATATAATATCTTTATCAATTTATTGGAGGGATATTATGAATTTAGTAGTATTAGAAAATTTTAAAAAGGAAAATGTGGAAATTTACTTAGAATATCTTAACAGTTGCAAAAGTAGCAACTGGGAAACATGGGAAACAACTTATAAAACATATTGTAATAATTTTAAGTTGTTCCTAGTATGGTTTCAAAAAGCTTATAAAAATAGATTACTTCTTAGTAAGGATACACTTTTAGAAATGCCAACAATAATAGAAAGTTATAGAAATTATTGTAGAAACTTAGGAAATTCTAAAAGGACACTAATGAATAAAACAACAGCAATTAGTACATTTTATGCTTGGTGTGTTAGAAGAAATAAAATAAAATACCATCCATTCTCAGAAAAATTGGATAGATTAAGGTTTACAGAAAAAGATAAAATTAGAAATTCATACTTTCTTACAACTGAGCAAATACTGACAGTTAGATTGTATATGCAAGTAGAGAGTAAGAAGTATGACTTGCAAGACAGAATACTTTGGGAACTTTTCTTAGATAGTGCTTGTCGGATATCAGCTATTCATAGCTTAAAATTAAGTCAATTAGACTTAGAGAATGGATATTTCAAAGATGTAAAAGAGAAGGAGGGGTATATAGTAAATGCCTTTTTCTTTAATAAATGTAAAGAATTGCTTAAAGAATGGCTAAAAGAAAGAGAAGAAAAAGAAATAGAGTCTGAATATTTATTTATAGCAAAATACAAAGGAAAATATGCTCAAATGACACAAGGAGCTATTCGTGGAAGAATAAAGAAGCTAGGAAAAATTTTAGGAATAGAGGATCTATATCCTCACACTCTTAGGAAAACTAGCATTAATTTAATAAATAATTTAGCTGGACTAGGATTAGCTTCAAGTTATGCTAATCATTCTAGCAGTGGTGTCACAAGTAAACACTATATTCAAAAAGTAAGTGCTACTGAAATAAGAAATACTCTTATTGTAGCAAGGAAAAAATTAGGTATTTTTTAATAAAAAAGTATAGAGATTTTCAAATTTATAAAGAAATTTAGAATAAATTTTGTAACTTTGAACTTATTTTTATAGATTTTCTTAAATATAAAATCTAAGAATTTTATATAAAAAACTCTTAAAAGTACATTTTTAATTATAAAAATCTGAATAAATTTGAAAATCTACTCACATTTGAAAGGAGAAAAAATGAAAACAATAAACTTTTATAAAAAAGAAAAATTAATATTTTCTGTTTATGCAGAAAGTTTAGAAGATGTCTTAAAATCGCCTACATCATATTTTCAAGGTTATACTCAAGATATGATAATAACTGATATAACATATCAATATCCATTTTTTAAAGATGATGTACTAAGAGAAATGAGCAAAGAAGAAAAAGTAAGAGCTGGAATAGATGTCCAGCTTGATGATGGAGAGTTTATAAAAGATAAGAAATTAATAGCAGTGCCTAAACCCGCTGGAAATTCAAAGTACATGTATTGGGACAAAGAAAAATCATTGTGGATATTGGATAATCAAAAAGAATATGATGATTACTGTAATCTGATTGATGATTTAAAAGCCAAATCTTTAGAGTATGGGTTTGATTATAAAGTTGATGGAAAAGAACATCGCCAGAGATGTAGAGATAAAGACATTGCTTTTATGGTAGCTAATGTAATGGCTTTACAAATAGCAGAAAAATTAGGAAAAAACAAAAAGACAACATGGTATTTTGAAGATAATCATGGAATGCCTGCAGGATTAAATGAACTAGGTATGTTGATGTTATATGGAACTACATTTGTTCAAAGTGTTTATGACACAGAAAATCATTTCAAAACAAAAGTAAACCCAAAAGAGTTATCAAAAGCTGAATTTGAGACTAAAAGAAAAGAAATTCATAATAAGCTAGTAAATGGTTAATTTTTTATTAAGGGTATCTATTATATATCTACCCTTTTTTTAACGTTTTAAAATGCGTTTTATAAGGTCATTTTTTTAGGAGGTATATATGTTTGTTTTATCTGAAAATAGTTTAGAAAAATTAAATGGAGTTCATCCAAAATTAGTAGTTTTTATGGAAGAATTAATAAAAGAATCGCCATACGATTTTAAAATAACTTGTGGACTTAGAACTGCTGAAGAACAAAACCATGAATATCAAAAAGGAAGAACTCTTTTATATGATAGCAATGGGAATAAACTAAGTAAAGTTAGTTGGTGCGATGGATATAAATTAAAATCAAAACATCAAATGAAAGCTGATGGATATGGCTATGCTGTTGATATAGCAGTTTTGGAAAAAGAAAAATACACAGATAAAAAAACTGGAGAAGAAAAAGAAAAGACAGTTGCCAGATGGGATTATAAATATTATAAAGCTATTTATGATGTTGCAAAAAGTAAAGGACTAATTGACAAGTATGGGATAGTTTGGGGTGGAAATTGGAAACAAAAAGATTTAGTACATTTTCAATTAGGAACAGCTGATAATATTCAATTTAAAAGATAATGGAGGGGTATCATGCCAGAACTAGATGAATTTAATTTAAAATATTATGATGGAAAAGATTTTATTTTAGAAAAAGATTATAGATATATGATAGGAGAAAAATTAATTCATATACCTGCAGGTTTTAAATGTGATTTAGCTAGTGTACCTAGGATTTTCAGAAATGTTATTAATACTTATGGGGACCATACAAAAGCAGCTGTTATTCATGATTGGTTATATAGAAATGGTCATAATTTGGGAGTAAGTAGAAAGGAAGCAGATAAAGTATTTTTAGCAGTTATGAAAGAACAAGGGGTCGGATTTTTCAAAAGACAGTTAATGTATAGAGCTGTTAGAACATTTGGGATGTTTGCATACAAGGAGGATTAATGGAATTAGAAATTACTTTAACATTATTAGGAATGCTTGGAACATCTTTAATTACAGTTGGTGGAGTTATATTAGGCTATCATAATTATCTAATGAGGCAAATTAACAAAAGATTAAAAAAGGAAACATATTATATAGATCAAGAAAAATTAGACAAGCAACTTGAAGAAATAAAAAACAGCTTTGAAAAACAAAAAGATGAAATAAAAGCAATGATATCCAAGTTAGGAGATAAGGTAGAAGCAGATTATCAAAAGATTTATGATCATCTACTAAATTGTAATAGAAGAAATGGGTAGGAAAAATCCTACCCTCTTTTTTTATTGACTTTTTTGTTCTATTATTAGTCTAAATATTAAAAGAATTAACTTGTTTTATAAATAAATTGATTAAAAAAATAATTTATTATTGAAAATGTAAAAAAGATATGTTAATATATATAATATTTTATAAAAAAATAATTTAAAAGGGGGAATAAAAATGTTTGATGCAGTTCAATTAGCTTGGTTCATTTTGAGAAGATGTGCAAATAGTGGAACTCCTATAAGTAATTTACAGTTACAAAAAATGCTATATTTTTTACAAAGAGCTAATTTGCAAAGAGAAAATGAAGCTTTATTCTTTCAAAATATTAGAGCGTGGCAATTTGGGCCAGTTGTAAGGGAAGTATATTATACTTTTTCAGTTTTTTCATCTCTTAAAATAATTCCAGAAGATTCAGATCCTAATCCAGTAGATATTATTTTGGAACCATTTCTATTAGAAGAAATTGACAGACGCTCAACTCAAAGACCTTGGGATTTAGTGGATGAAACTCATCAAAAAGGAGGAGCTTGGGATATTATTTTTAGGGATGGTTTAGGAAATGATAAAATTATTCCATTGGAGTTGATAAGAAACGATGGATAAAAATAAAAAACAAATAAATGATATTAAAAGAGAAAAGTTAAAAAATTGTATAAAAACCTTATCAAAAGAAATGTCTAAAGAAAATTATCAAGAGCTTTTTAATGATTTTAAAAAAATCTATGATGATGGATTTAGACATTTTTATTCTGATATTTCAATCTTATTATTAAACTCAGATATTTCTTATTCTTTAGAACCTCTTAAAAATGATACAAGAAAAGATAATTTTAATAATGGTATTAATTTAGATTTATTGGCAGAAAATATGAGGAATTTTTATGAATATGCTGAAGAGAAAGATTTCGTATACTTAGATCAACTTAATAAATTAAATGATCATATAACAATGGATATTGCAAGAATTAACTATTGGAAAAAATTAAATGATAGTTATTCATTGTCTTTCAAAGGATTATCTGATCAACTAAGTACATCTAAAGATTTATTAGAAAATACTAATAATGAGTCAAAGGAAGTAAAAAAAGATTTAGTCTCAATAATGGGAATATTTCTAGGAATATTCTTATTCTTTCAATTAAATTTTTCTCAAATAAAAGATTTGTTAGAATATGATCCATTTAGTAGAATAATTTATTTAATTATATTTAATATTGTCTTTTTGGTAGGATTATATTTAATTTTTGTAATTATTGATTTTCTAATACATAGGGAGCCACGTCTTTTAAAATTATTTATAGATACTGAAAAGAAACTACCTAATAAATTGGGAGGACTATGCATAGTTTTTTACATTGGTATTTTAGGTACTTGTGGTTGGTTCTTATATTCAGATAATTCAAGAAAAACTATATCTAAAATAGAAAATAGTATTGAAGAAACTAATGAAAGTTTAAATCATGAAATTAAAAAGAAAAATGTAGAAATTAATATTTTAAAGGAAAAGATTACAGAATTAGAAAATCAAATAAAAGAAATAAATAAAAATGATACAAAGCTAGAAGAAAATACAAAAATAAAGCAGGATTAATTTCCTGCTTTTTTGTTATGTAACATTTGTTATTTTAATTTTACTTTGTTTCCAGTTTGATACCATCAAAATTAATCTAAGTCAATTTATACTACACTTAAATTTTGAATTAATGGTATTTAGGATACTTTAGAAATCATATTTTAAAAATAGTTTAATTTCTACAAAAAAGCCCGAACTTGCAAAAAGTTGAGGGCTTTTTTGTTGGGGAAGCATATTTTTGTTGATAATTTGTTGCTACTAAATTTGGTTTTTTATAGCTTGACTTTATAGTATTAATGAGTTAAAATTAACTAAACAAATACCTTTCTCAATGTAGGGGATAACATTGAATTGAGCAATGTAAAAGCCCTAAGGAAACTTGGGGCTTTATTCTTTATGGAGGATATATGGAGATTAATGATATTTATTTTGCCAAAAGAGAATTTTATCAAATAATAAGAGATATAGGTGGAGTATGGAATGACTCAAAGGAAAGACCTATTGTTTGTCTTTTAAAAATGGATGATACTGATATTTATTGGGCAATACCAATGGGTAATTTAAATCATAGGAGTGAAAAGGCAAAAGAAAGATTAGATTTTTATTTGAATATAGAAGAATCTGATATTCGTTCTTGTTTTTATCATATAGGAAAAACAACAACAGATACTATTTTCTTTATTTCTGATGTTGTTCCAATAAAAGAAATCTATATTGACAGAGAGTATCTAGGTTTTAACAATATCCATTATGTTATAAAGAATAAGAAATTAATATCTGAGCTAGAAAGAAAGTTAAAATAGATATTATATTTTGAAGACAGCACACCTAATTATTTCAGATAACATATAACAGATTTAAAAAATAAACTATCAAATATAGGCTAGAAGATTTTGACAGAAAGTCTATAAAAGAATAAGAAAAAAAGCACTTAGTTTAATCCCAGTGCTTCAATTGTCTATATTATTCATCAAAAAAAACTTTATTGAAAATTTTACTAGCATCTTCATAGTAAAAATCTATTTTATGAACATCATATTTTTTCTTAATTCTTTCC
This genomic interval carries:
- a CDS encoding Panacea domain-containing protein, giving the protein MFDAVQLAWFILRRCANSGTPISNLQLQKMLYFLQRANLQRENEALFFQNIRAWQFGPVVREVYYTFSVFSSLKIIPEDSDPNPVDIILEPFLLEEIDRRSTQRPWDLVDETHQKGGAWDIIFRDGLGNDKIIPLELIRNDG
- a CDS encoding DUF1353 domain-containing protein, producing the protein MPELDEFNLKYYDGKDFILEKDYRYMIGEKLIHIPAGFKCDLASVPRIFRNVINTYGDHTKAAVIHDWLYRNGHNLGVSRKEADKVFLAVMKEQGVGFFKRQLMYRAVRTFGMFAYKED
- a CDS encoding histidine kinase, whose amino-acid sequence is MELEITLTLLGMLGTSLITVGGVILGYHNYLMRQINKRLKKETYYIDQEKLDKQLEEIKNSFEKQKDEIKAMISKLGDKVEADYQKIYDHLLNCNRRNG
- a CDS encoding tyrosine-type recombinase/integrase; translated protein: MNLVVLENFKKENVEIYLEYLNSCKSSNWETWETTYKTYCNNFKLFLVWFQKAYKNRLLLSKDTLLEMPTIIESYRNYCRNLGNSKRTLMNKTTAISTFYAWCVRRNKIKYHPFSEKLDRLRFTEKDKIRNSYFLTTEQILTVRLYMQVESKKYDLQDRILWELFLDSACRISAIHSLKLSQLDLENGYFKDVKEKEGYIVNAFFFNKCKELLKEWLKEREEKEIESEYLFIAKYKGKYAQMTQGAIRGRIKKLGKILGIEDLYPHTLRKTSINLINNLAGLGLASSYANHSSSGVTSKHYIQKVSATEIRNTLIVARKKLGIF
- a CDS encoding M15 family metallopeptidase; the protein is MFVLSENSLEKLNGVHPKLVVFMEELIKESPYDFKITCGLRTAEEQNHEYQKGRTLLYDSNGNKLSKVSWCDGYKLKSKHQMKADGYGYAVDIAVLEKEKYTDKKTGEEKEKTVARWDYKYYKAIYDVAKSKGLIDKYGIVWGGNWKQKDLVHFQLGTADNIQFKR